From a single Rhodococcus qingshengii JCM 15477 genomic region:
- a CDS encoding NAD-glutamate dehydrogenase domain-containing protein, translating to MASTSSATKTAAAESRPAGGDRSGDPALELVAELAAAGQRLVFRQGDNLNSDDLTCVVLWPSGEPSLSDLCENFESLGLRVSTHRPLPTVLGSAHYFTFEPSTFDGSALEKMADAFEAVIAGQTRMDAFSSLIGRADITWRDAELLRAACRFLAQARIGLSESYIVGVLAAKPLFVRQAIELFTARFDPAVAGVRETAVATATAAIDESVDGADTLDEDRVLRGVRSFLQATLRTNWYLRGESGEPLPYASFKIDSQLLSTPQKTVPFREIYVSAPNVEGVHLRSSSVARGGLRWSDRYEDYRTEALSLMKTQSVKNSPIVPSGAKGAFVVRGTSSPTPAQVQESYSTFIRGLLDVVDNIVDGAAVHPAEVIEYDGEDSYLVVAADKGTARFSDVANGIAVERGFWLGDAFASGGSAGYDHKAMGITARGAWVAVRRHFAERDLDVDTDPFTVAGIGDMSGDVFGNGMLLSHKIRLVAAFDHRHIFIDPNPDTETSFAERARLFTVPRSSWDDFDRTVMSPGGGVWPRSAKSIRLPLEARAALGITEENLTPQELIRAVLCAPVDLLWNGGVGTYVKASTESNVDAADPSNDAVRVSADELRATVVGEGGNLGFTQRARIEYAAGGGRINADFIDNAAGVATSDREVNIKIALAELDATLRNELLAAAQDEVAASVLEASEDQTLAISLAEHRAPALLDQHERLIENLVSAGAMKRLEESLPDAKALAVRARAGQGLLRPELAVLVAQSKNVLTAELGASTVPDNQIFADRLPQYFPLSVVEAAPDAVRAHRLGRDIIITSVVDELVNRVGPGVLFRLEEHLGVHSPEAALAYAVVSEVLGTEDLRREILNSDLSATEQLKALDRLQQLLESEMSWVLRRPGAAGRFTVNPRADIDRWAAPVRELTDGLSTSERIEASFGALALADIALQENTTAAAAAAIYRELSDALDLGDVLGGVDVAVGASHWEVMGSAAVHARLTARFADLVSGALGEGIPEVVELWTAANPQAVRRFTALMSSVSRSGALDTARLCTVDAELELLVRGASSFASVHAEERSAALPGE from the coding sequence ATGGCGAGCACATCATCGGCGACCAAGACCGCAGCTGCAGAATCGAGACCGGCAGGCGGTGATCGATCCGGTGACCCGGCGCTCGAACTGGTCGCCGAATTGGCAGCAGCGGGCCAGCGACTCGTCTTCCGTCAGGGTGACAACCTGAACAGTGACGATCTGACCTGCGTGGTGCTGTGGCCGTCCGGAGAGCCCTCCCTCTCCGATCTGTGCGAGAACTTCGAGTCTCTCGGACTCCGAGTTTCGACGCACCGCCCGCTTCCGACCGTTCTGGGTTCGGCGCATTACTTCACCTTCGAGCCGAGCACCTTCGACGGCAGTGCGCTGGAGAAGATGGCGGACGCCTTCGAAGCCGTCATCGCCGGACAGACCCGGATGGATGCGTTCTCCAGTCTGATCGGACGAGCAGACATCACCTGGCGCGATGCAGAGTTGCTGCGCGCTGCGTGCCGTTTCCTCGCTCAGGCTCGTATCGGTTTGTCCGAGAGCTACATCGTCGGAGTGTTGGCAGCGAAGCCACTCTTCGTACGGCAGGCGATCGAACTTTTCACCGCGCGTTTCGACCCCGCCGTGGCGGGTGTGCGTGAGACAGCTGTGGCTACCGCAACGGCAGCTATCGACGAATCAGTCGACGGTGCAGACACTCTCGACGAGGATCGCGTCTTGCGCGGCGTGCGTTCGTTCCTGCAGGCGACTCTGCGCACCAACTGGTACCTGCGCGGTGAGAGCGGCGAACCGCTACCGTACGCGTCGTTCAAGATCGACTCGCAGTTGCTCTCCACTCCGCAGAAGACCGTTCCCTTCCGCGAGATCTACGTCAGCGCACCCAATGTCGAAGGCGTTCACCTGCGTAGTTCCTCCGTCGCCCGTGGCGGCCTGCGTTGGTCGGATCGATACGAGGACTACCGCACCGAGGCCCTGAGCCTCATGAAGACCCAGAGCGTGAAGAATTCCCCGATCGTTCCTTCGGGTGCCAAGGGCGCGTTCGTGGTTCGGGGCACGTCGTCACCGACTCCGGCGCAGGTGCAGGAGTCGTACAGCACCTTCATTCGCGGCTTGCTGGACGTGGTGGACAACATCGTCGACGGCGCTGCGGTACACCCGGCAGAAGTAATCGAGTACGACGGTGAAGACTCCTATCTCGTCGTGGCAGCAGACAAGGGGACAGCGCGGTTCTCGGACGTCGCGAACGGCATCGCCGTCGAGCGTGGTTTCTGGCTCGGCGACGCTTTTGCTTCTGGCGGTTCGGCCGGATACGACCACAAGGCGATGGGCATCACCGCTCGCGGAGCCTGGGTGGCGGTACGACGGCACTTCGCCGAGCGCGACCTCGATGTCGACACCGATCCGTTCACCGTCGCGGGTATCGGGGACATGTCCGGCGACGTGTTCGGCAACGGAATGTTGCTCTCGCACAAGATCCGTCTGGTCGCGGCATTCGATCACCGCCACATCTTCATCGACCCGAACCCTGACACCGAGACGAGCTTTGCCGAACGCGCTCGCCTCTTCACCGTGCCGCGCTCGTCCTGGGACGACTTCGATCGCACCGTGATGTCGCCGGGCGGTGGCGTCTGGCCGCGGAGCGCGAAGTCGATCCGCCTTCCGCTCGAGGCGCGTGCGGCCCTCGGAATCACCGAGGAGAACTTGACCCCGCAGGAACTGATCCGAGCGGTCCTGTGTGCTCCGGTGGACCTGTTGTGGAACGGCGGCGTCGGTACCTACGTGAAAGCGTCGACCGAAAGCAACGTCGACGCGGCCGATCCGTCCAACGACGCAGTTCGCGTCAGCGCTGACGAGTTGCGTGCAACCGTGGTGGGTGAGGGCGGCAACCTGGGTTTCACCCAACGTGCCCGCATCGAATATGCCGCTGGCGGAGGACGAATCAACGCCGACTTCATCGACAACGCGGCAGGCGTGGCTACCTCGGACCGTGAGGTCAACATCAAGATCGCACTCGCAGAGTTGGACGCGACCTTGCGCAATGAACTACTTGCGGCGGCCCAGGACGAGGTAGCCGCATCGGTACTCGAGGCCAGCGAAGATCAGACCCTCGCGATCAGCCTGGCCGAGCACCGCGCTCCCGCCCTACTCGATCAGCACGAACGGTTGATCGAGAACCTCGTCTCGGCGGGCGCCATGAAGCGACTGGAAGAATCTCTGCCCGACGCCAAGGCGCTGGCGGTCAGGGCGCGTGCCGGGCAGGGTCTCCTGCGGCCGGAACTTGCTGTGCTGGTGGCGCAGTCGAAGAACGTACTGACTGCGGAACTGGGCGCATCGACGGTCCCGGACAATCAGATCTTCGCCGATCGTCTCCCGCAGTACTTCCCGCTCTCCGTCGTCGAGGCCGCACCGGACGCAGTCCGCGCACATCGGTTGGGCCGCGACATCATCATCACCTCGGTGGTCGACGAACTGGTCAACCGCGTCGGCCCCGGCGTGCTGTTCCGGCTCGAGGAACACCTCGGAGTCCACAGTCCGGAAGCGGCTCTGGCCTACGCAGTGGTCAGCGAAGTGCTTGGAACGGAGGACCTTCGACGTGAAATCCTGAACTCCGATCTCAGTGCCACCGAACAGCTGAAGGCTCTCGATCGCTTGCAGCAGCTGTTGGAATCCGAAATGAGCTGGGTGTTGCGCCGCCCGGGTGCTGCCGGCCGGTTCACCGTGAACCCGCGCGCCGACATCGATCGGTGGGCAGCCCCGGTGCGGGAACTCACCGACGGTTTGTCGACAAGCGAGCGCATCGAGGCGTCTTTCGGAGCGCTCGCCCTGGCAGACATTGCACTGCAGGAGAATACGACGGCCGCGGCCGCAGCCGCGATCTATCGGGAACTCTCCGACGCTCTCGATCTGGGCGATGTTCTCGGGGGCGTCGACGTTGCCGTCGGTGCCTCGCATTGGGAGGTCATGGGCAGCGCTGCCGTCCACGCCAGGTTGACGGCGCGTTTCGCAGACCTCGTGTCCGGAGCGCTCGGAGAAGGTATTCCGGAGGTCGTCGAGCTGTGGACCGCCGCCAATCCGCAAGCGGTGCGCCGGTTCACGGCTTTGATGTCGAGTGTGAGCCGCAGTGGAGCGCTGGACACCGCCCGTCTCTGCACGGTCGACGCCGAACTCGAACTACTCGTCCGCGGTGCGTCGAGCTTCGCTTCGGTGCATGCGGAGGAGCGTTCAGCGGCCCTCCCAGGCGAGTAG
- a CDS encoding carbon-nitrogen hydrolase family protein — protein sequence MHVDSVRVGLFQGPLTTPDTFASVEFNLAAIDTAAREAAASGAKILLTPEMSATGYDIGELVSLRAEPADGPIFDSVAAIARSAGIAVVYGYPELDGGDVYNSVQVVDRDGTSLAHYRKTHLFGTLDREHFRPGETLVVGFDFEGIRCGLLICYDVEFPEAVRAHADAGTEWLIVPTGLMTPYEHIAQQVVPARAYESQMFVTYVNRCGAETELTYCGLSCAIAPDGAELARAGGDQELLFADIAAATVAQSRTLNTHLDDRRLDLYPDLPVTTVSKENRR from the coding sequence ATGCATGTCGATTCAGTTCGAGTTGGCCTGTTCCAAGGTCCGCTCACCACCCCGGACACCTTTGCGTCGGTGGAGTTCAACCTCGCTGCAATCGACACTGCTGCCCGCGAGGCTGCAGCATCCGGTGCGAAGATCCTGCTGACGCCGGAGATGTCCGCAACCGGCTACGACATCGGCGAACTGGTGTCGCTACGCGCGGAACCGGCCGACGGCCCGATCTTCGATTCCGTCGCCGCGATTGCTCGAAGTGCAGGCATCGCAGTCGTCTACGGCTACCCCGAACTCGACGGGGGAGATGTCTACAACAGTGTGCAGGTGGTGGACCGCGACGGCACTTCGCTTGCGCACTACCGCAAGACGCACCTGTTCGGCACGCTCGACCGCGAACATTTCCGGCCAGGTGAGACCCTGGTGGTCGGGTTCGATTTCGAGGGCATCCGCTGCGGGTTGTTGATCTGCTACGACGTGGAATTTCCGGAAGCGGTTCGGGCCCATGCCGACGCCGGTACCGAATGGCTCATCGTGCCGACAGGCTTGATGACTCCTTACGAACACATTGCGCAGCAAGTGGTTCCGGCCCGCGCCTACGAGAGTCAGATGTTCGTCACCTACGTCAATCGCTGCGGTGCCGAAACCGAGCTGACCTACTGCGGTCTCTCGTGCGCCATCGCACCAGACGGTGCCGAGTTGGCGAGGGCCGGCGGCGACCAGGAATTGCTCTTCGCGGACATCGCCGCCGCCACCGTCGCGCAATCGCGCACTCTCAATACACATCTCGACGATCGACGCCTCGATCTGTATCCAGACCTTCCTGTCACGACTGTCTCCAAGGAGAACCGTAGATGA
- a CDS encoding helix-turn-helix domain-containing protein, whose amino-acid sequence MAKAKEAVEPVGPRIGARLKAARQSKRLTLDDLAEACGVTKGYLSKLERDHVNASVATLIKVCAVLEIPVGSLFENASAGEVVRADAMPQISFGGEKMTEYLLTPTNERRIQVLLGELEPGGGSGREFYSLPIDVNFVHVLEGGLRVSFEGGRTDPNGEAVDAEDVVLAAGDSFTFTPTHNHSFQAEGSVLAKVLWVLNPALPEGPRASSS is encoded by the coding sequence GTGGCCAAGGCGAAGGAAGCGGTCGAGCCGGTCGGACCGCGCATCGGGGCGAGGCTCAAGGCGGCACGTCAATCGAAGCGGTTGACCCTCGACGACCTGGCCGAGGCCTGTGGTGTGACCAAGGGGTATCTCTCGAAACTCGAGCGCGATCACGTCAACGCGTCGGTGGCGACCCTGATAAAGGTGTGCGCGGTGCTCGAGATCCCCGTCGGATCCCTGTTCGAGAATGCGTCCGCCGGTGAAGTAGTCCGCGCCGACGCCATGCCGCAAATCAGCTTCGGTGGCGAAAAGATGACGGAGTACCTGCTCACGCCTACCAACGAGCGTCGAATTCAGGTGCTGCTCGGCGAGCTGGAACCAGGCGGCGGAAGTGGTCGGGAGTTCTACAGTCTGCCGATCGACGTGAACTTCGTGCACGTGCTCGAGGGCGGCTTGCGGGTCTCGTTCGAGGGCGGTCGGACGGATCCGAACGGTGAGGCCGTCGATGCCGAAGACGTCGTACTTGCGGCGGGCGATTCCTTCACATTCACGCCGACGCACAACCATAGTTTTCAGGCCGAAGGCTCGGTTCTGGCGAAGGTTCTGTGGGTCTTGAATCCGGCATTGCCGGAAGGGCCCCGCGCGTCGTCTTCGTGA
- a CDS encoding ABC transporter substrate-binding protein has protein sequence MKHRSYSTLAATAGLALVLSACSSGGTSSGSGGGEPLTDGTFRYALQGDPGALNPIMSGSAATAEISKLAYDSLVYQDPETSEFKPWLAEKWEETPTSASFTIREGVTCTDGSTLTAQTVANNINFVADPAKGSQQRGTTVPIGASATADLATRTITVTTPAPTPFLLLTISRLPIMCDAGLEDPTASNNKSLGSGMFEVTEVSANDHYTFERRDGYSWGPDDTTSDTPGVPKTVIAVMAPNVSTAANQLLSGELSASPIAGPDKDRIDAANFDSVQRPLPAGQMYFNQIADNPTSDPAVRKALVQAVNLDDLAEVITGGQGTRATSLVSVEPRACVYDSVAGNIPDFDLSAAKATLDAAGWTAGSDGKRSKDGKPLTLRLFYAAGEDARSAAAELTQSAWSDLGATVEVTGADQTKVVDVMLSGKDNNQWDIAWIQINNSVPSGFVPFFSGPAPAAGKNFSSINNPAYEAAVAKASGLTGDAACAEWADAESQITKTVSAVPFADTVLSFYFNKAGLAFGKTFIGSALRLYQ, from the coding sequence ATGAAACACCGCTCCTATTCGACGCTTGCCGCGACCGCGGGGCTCGCGCTCGTATTGTCGGCTTGCAGCTCGGGAGGCACGTCCTCGGGCTCCGGCGGCGGTGAGCCTCTGACTGACGGAACCTTCCGGTACGCGTTGCAAGGCGATCCAGGTGCACTCAACCCGATCATGTCCGGCTCTGCGGCAACCGCGGAAATTTCGAAGCTGGCGTACGACTCCTTGGTCTACCAGGATCCTGAAACCAGTGAATTCAAACCATGGTTGGCCGAGAAGTGGGAAGAAACGCCGACCTCCGCGTCCTTCACCATTCGTGAAGGCGTGACCTGTACCGACGGGTCGACGCTGACTGCGCAGACCGTCGCGAACAACATCAACTTCGTAGCCGATCCAGCCAAGGGTTCACAACAACGCGGCACCACAGTTCCCATCGGCGCTTCGGCCACTGCCGATCTCGCCACCCGCACCATTACGGTAACCACTCCGGCGCCGACCCCGTTCCTCCTCCTCACCATCAGTCGCCTCCCGATCATGTGCGATGCCGGACTCGAAGATCCGACCGCCTCGAACAACAAGTCGCTGGGCTCCGGCATGTTCGAAGTCACCGAAGTCTCGGCCAATGACCACTACACGTTCGAGCGTCGTGACGGTTACAGCTGGGGGCCCGACGACACCACCTCCGACACACCGGGTGTCCCCAAGACAGTCATTGCTGTCATGGCACCCAATGTCAGCACCGCAGCAAACCAGCTTCTCTCAGGCGAACTGAGCGCATCTCCGATCGCCGGTCCGGACAAGGATCGCATCGATGCCGCCAATTTCGACTCGGTCCAGCGCCCACTTCCCGCCGGTCAGATGTACTTCAATCAGATTGCGGACAATCCGACCAGTGATCCCGCCGTTCGAAAAGCTCTCGTCCAGGCTGTCAATCTCGACGATCTCGCTGAGGTCATCACCGGCGGCCAGGGCACCCGTGCAACAAGTCTTGTCTCCGTCGAGCCCCGAGCCTGTGTGTACGACTCTGTCGCAGGCAACATTCCGGACTTCGACCTCAGCGCAGCAAAGGCAACACTGGACGCTGCAGGTTGGACCGCCGGCTCCGACGGCAAACGAAGCAAGGACGGAAAGCCGCTGACCCTCCGCCTCTTCTACGCTGCCGGCGAAGATGCGCGCAGCGCGGCGGCCGAGCTCACCCAGTCGGCATGGTCCGACCTCGGTGCGACCGTCGAGGTGACAGGAGCCGACCAGACCAAGGTTGTCGACGTCATGCTCAGTGGCAAGGACAACAACCAGTGGGACATCGCGTGGATCCAGATCAACAATTCGGTTCCCAGCGGGTTCGTCCCGTTCTTCTCCGGTCCTGCTCCGGCAGCAGGTAAGAACTTCTCTTCGATCAACAACCCCGCCTACGAAGCAGCCGTTGCCAAGGCATCCGGCTTGACCGGCGACGCAGCGTGCGCGGAGTGGGCGGACGCCGAGTCACAGATCACCAAAACGGTGTCCGCAGTCCCGTTTGCAGATACGGTCTTGAGCTTCTACTTCAACAAGGCCGGACTCGCATTCGGTAAGACCTTCATCGGTTCTGCGTTGCGCCTCTACCAGTAG
- a CDS encoding class I SAM-dependent methyltransferase: MSHEHHNHHENSDTTENPYAKADAQFWNSLYEERPARWSGNPNPQLIAEASDLEPGTALDVGCGEGADALWLARRGWKVTGTDISSVALGRAQAHVDGEGVDIEWLEADLTKWDPQGRSFDLVSAQFFHMLEPARGELFRALGDLVAPGGHLLIVGHSPHESPTEHHRAMLHTPEYVESLFTDGWKVLVSESRERDLPANPEMHHTTDTVVLLQRLSASTDSNS; this comes from the coding sequence ATGAGCCACGAACACCACAATCACCACGAAAACTCCGATACCACCGAGAATCCGTACGCCAAGGCGGACGCACAGTTCTGGAACTCGCTGTACGAGGAACGCCCCGCGCGCTGGAGCGGAAATCCCAACCCACAGTTGATTGCCGAAGCCTCCGACCTGGAACCGGGCACGGCACTCGACGTCGGTTGCGGCGAAGGTGCCGACGCTTTGTGGTTGGCGCGTCGCGGGTGGAAGGTCACCGGCACCGACATCTCGTCGGTTGCGCTCGGCCGCGCCCAGGCTCACGTCGACGGCGAGGGCGTCGACATCGAATGGCTGGAAGCCGACCTGACGAAGTGGGATCCGCAGGGGCGCTCGTTCGATCTGGTGTCCGCGCAGTTCTTCCACATGCTCGAACCCGCGCGCGGGGAATTGTTCCGTGCTCTCGGAGATCTGGTCGCGCCCGGCGGGCATTTGCTGATCGTGGGCCACTCACCTCACGAGTCGCCGACCGAGCACCATCGGGCCATGCTCCATACACCCGAATACGTGGAGTCGCTGTTCACCGATGGTTGGAAGGTGTTGGTCTCGGAGTCGCGGGAACGTGATCTTCCCGCGAACCCCGAGATGCATCACACGACGGATACCGTTGTGCTGCTTCAGCGATTGAGTGCGAGCACCGACAGCAACTCGTAA
- a CDS encoding flavin monoamine oxidase family protein, with protein sequence MTIPVAPDSSSEPGKQPPLTMFGPDFPFPYDDYVSSPAGLGSVPDLALGTEVAVIGGGLSGMIAAYELLKIGLKPIVYEADQIGGRMRSVEFDGHPGVVAEMGAMRFPPSSTTLFHYLNELGLQTEEFPNPLAEVTPSTVIDLKGESHYAHTLEDLPPIYTEVAQAWQRTLEEHADLIPLQQAIRDRDTAEIKRIWNDLVVRYDDQTFYGFLAASKHFKSFHMREVFGQVGFGTGGWDTDYPNSILEILRVVITAADDDHRGIVGGSQQLPMRLWNRAPAHMAHWPAGTTVASLNDGETRPRVTELRRTEPGNITVTDSEGFIRTYASAVVTVQSWMLLNNIRCDDDLFPIDHWTAIERTHYMGSTKVFVLVDRPFWKDKDPVTGRDSVSMTLTDRMSRGTYLLDQGEGKPGLICLSYTWSDDSLKLLALDATERMNIMLRSLEEIYPGVDFRSHIISSPVTLSWETERDFMGAFKANLPGHYRYQERLFSHFVQNDLEPRHRGIFLAGDDVSWTAGWAEGAIQTAINAVWGVVNHLGGAAPAENPGPGDVFEELAPIRLGD encoded by the coding sequence ATGACCATCCCAGTAGCTCCGGACAGTTCCTCGGAACCCGGCAAGCAGCCGCCCCTCACGATGTTCGGACCGGATTTTCCGTTCCCGTACGACGACTACGTTTCCAGTCCGGCGGGACTCGGCTCGGTGCCCGACCTGGCACTGGGTACCGAGGTTGCCGTGATCGGTGGCGGACTCTCCGGCATGATCGCGGCCTACGAGTTGCTCAAGATCGGTCTCAAACCGATTGTCTACGAAGCTGATCAGATCGGTGGCCGGATGCGGTCGGTCGAGTTCGACGGGCACCCCGGGGTGGTCGCCGAGATGGGCGCAATGCGTTTCCCACCATCGTCGACGACGTTGTTCCACTACCTGAACGAACTGGGTCTGCAGACCGAAGAGTTCCCCAATCCCCTTGCCGAGGTCACGCCGAGCACCGTCATCGATCTCAAGGGCGAGAGCCACTACGCGCACACTCTCGAGGATCTGCCGCCGATCTACACCGAGGTGGCGCAGGCCTGGCAGCGCACTCTCGAAGAGCATGCCGATCTGATTCCGTTGCAGCAGGCCATTCGTGACCGCGACACCGCAGAAATCAAGCGGATCTGGAACGACCTCGTGGTGCGCTACGACGACCAGACGTTCTACGGATTCCTCGCCGCGTCGAAGCACTTCAAGTCCTTCCACATGCGGGAAGTGTTCGGACAGGTCGGATTCGGTACGGGCGGTTGGGATACCGACTACCCCAATTCGATCCTCGAAATCCTTCGTGTGGTCATCACGGCCGCCGACGACGACCACCGCGGCATCGTCGGTGGATCGCAGCAGCTGCCGATGCGGTTGTGGAACCGCGCCCCGGCGCACATGGCGCATTGGCCTGCCGGTACTACGGTCGCTTCGCTCAACGACGGTGAGACGCGTCCCCGCGTCACCGAACTCCGGCGTACCGAGCCCGGCAACATCACGGTCACCGACTCCGAAGGTTTCATTCGCACGTATGCGAGTGCCGTTGTGACAGTGCAGAGTTGGATGCTGCTGAACAATATCAGGTGTGACGACGATCTGTTCCCGATCGACCACTGGACTGCGATCGAGCGAACTCACTACATGGGTTCGACCAAGGTGTTCGTTCTCGTCGACCGCCCGTTCTGGAAGGACAAGGACCCCGTGACCGGCCGTGATTCGGTGTCGATGACACTGACCGACCGTATGAGTCGCGGCACCTACCTGCTGGATCAAGGCGAGGGCAAGCCAGGCCTGATCTGCTTGTCGTACACCTGGTCGGACGATTCGCTGAAGCTGCTGGCGCTCGACGCCACCGAGCGCATGAACATCATGCTGCGCTCTCTCGAAGAGATCTACCCCGGCGTTGACTTCCGCAGCCACATCATCTCGAGCCCGGTGACGCTGTCGTGGGAAACCGAGCGCGACTTCATGGGCGCATTCAAGGCGAACCTTCCGGGGCACTACCGCTACCAGGAGCGCCTGTTCTCCCACTTCGTGCAGAATGATCTCGAACCGCGTCATCGGGGAATCTTCCTCGCCGGTGACGACGTGTCGTGGACCGCCGGCTGGGCTGAGGGCGCGATCCAGACCGCGATCAACGCGGTATGGGGCGTCGTCAACCATCTCGGCGGCGCTGCGCCTGCCGAGAATCCCGGACCCGGCGACGTGTTCGAGGAGCTTGCTCCGATCAGGTTGGGCGACTGA
- a CDS encoding 6-carboxytetrahydropterin synthase, whose translation MNIDTLVRMFSIEIRRTFAVRQGLPAPVRDAKNLPPLMPAEGFRVTMRVAFSFEDDQLGERGWFVDTDALDESVDRCAEQLASGAWPEIFDFRPSFENVSKWAFTELASSIPQLTYVELDNETIGVATRYVRSQ comes from the coding sequence ATGAACATTGATACCTTGGTGCGCATGTTCAGTATCGAGATCCGTCGTACATTCGCTGTGAGGCAGGGGCTTCCGGCACCGGTGCGGGACGCGAAGAACTTGCCGCCGCTGATGCCTGCCGAGGGATTTCGCGTGACGATGCGAGTGGCGTTCTCGTTCGAGGACGACCAACTCGGAGAACGTGGATGGTTTGTCGACACGGACGCTCTGGACGAGTCCGTCGATCGATGTGCCGAGCAATTGGCGAGCGGTGCCTGGCCGGAGATTTTCGATTTCCGTCCGTCATTCGAGAATGTCTCGAAGTGGGCTTTCACTGAACTTGCCTCCAGCATTCCTCAGCTGACCTACGTCGAACTCGACAACGAGACGATCGGTGTGGCAACAAGATACGTCAGATCACAATGA
- the speB gene encoding agmatinase, which yields MATNNPGSFIGPVDATRVPRYAEPTTFARLPRLDEVSRADVTILGIPFDSGVSYRPGARFGPGHIRAASKLLRPYNPALKVSPFANQQVADFGDIGVNPFDIQEALTTVQSAVTDLRADGSSVLTLGGDHTIALPILRSLARDHGPIAVLHFDAHLDTWDTYFGQPFTHGTPFRRASEEGLIDMERSQHIGIRGPLYSEKDLEDDRVLGFQVIRSDDYEVDGVASIVERMRKRLDGGPVYVSVDIDVLDPAHAPGTGTPEAGGMTSRELLNTLRGLVGLNVVGADIVEVAPAYDHAEITGIAAAHVAYELLSVLALNR from the coding sequence ATGGCTACCAACAACCCCGGATCGTTCATCGGACCCGTCGACGCCACGCGCGTCCCCCGCTACGCCGAGCCGACCACCTTTGCGCGGCTCCCGCGCCTGGACGAGGTCTCGCGCGCCGACGTGACGATCCTCGGCATCCCCTTCGATTCGGGTGTCAGCTACCGCCCCGGTGCCCGGTTCGGTCCGGGGCACATCCGCGCTGCGTCGAAGCTCCTGCGTCCGTACAACCCGGCGCTGAAGGTCTCGCCCTTCGCCAACCAGCAGGTAGCCGATTTCGGCGACATCGGCGTCAACCCCTTCGACATCCAGGAAGCTCTCACGACGGTTCAGTCCGCCGTTACCGACCTGCGCGCCGACGGTTCCTCCGTGCTCACGCTCGGCGGCGACCACACCATCGCACTGCCGATCCTGCGCTCACTGGCCCGCGATCACGGCCCGATCGCCGTCCTGCACTTCGACGCTCATCTCGACACCTGGGACACCTACTTCGGTCAGCCTTTCACCCACGGCACCCCCTTCCGCCGCGCCAGTGAAGAGGGCCTGATCGACATGGAGCGTTCGCAGCACATCGGCATCCGTGGACCGCTCTACAGCGAGAAGGACCTCGAAGACGACCGCGTCCTCGGCTTCCAGGTGATCCGCAGTGACGACTACGAGGTCGACGGTGTCGCCAGCATCGTCGAGCGCATGCGTAAGCGCCTCGACGGTGGGCCGGTGTACGTCTCCGTCGACATCGACGTACTCGATCCCGCCCACGCTCCGGGCACCGGAACACCCGAAGCGGGCGGCATGACCTCGCGCGAATTGTTGAACACACTGCGTGGGTTGGTGGGACTCAACGTGGTCGGCGCCGACATCGTCGAGGTAGCGCCGGCGTACGACCACGCCGAGATCACCGGTATCGCAGCGGCCCACGTCGCTTACGAGTTGCTGTCGGTGCTCGCACTCAATCGCTGA